In a genomic window of Dermochelys coriacea isolate rDerCor1 chromosome 11, rDerCor1.pri.v4, whole genome shotgun sequence:
- the LRRFIP1 gene encoding leucine-rich repeat flightless-interacting protein 1 isoform X20, translating to MQTEADCFSPEAQKLAEARLAAKRAARAEAREIRMKELERQQKEASDEDERMSVGSRGSLRVEERPEKDFEKGARTVSSLSAATLASLGGTSSRRGSGDTSISVDTEASIREIKDINELKNQIQDVEGKYMQGLKEMKDSLAEVEEKYKKAMVSNAQLDNEKTNFMYQVDTLKDALLELEEQLAESRRQYEEKSKEFEREKHAHSILQFQFTEIKETLKQREEMLEKHGIIPNLEVATNGEALDGLNNEGYSDSTKVTPGATQTLQTVGDGTLGRANEVEMKDEILEDMGKREILQNTEHEEHKEESEEREIVKEIKTLHADENTEAEKTVEDNDVTSTVMLSSGREEQIQSHTEHVSGNVSSTENSDVIELRKETESGDDSLEAQQSGSKESEHSSDLNHLTNENWETGTLKSQGIETPQGRPTDLNTEHESERLAQEQKITQEDFTICQREGSSEIFQEALDFVASSHASASDQSGSPEDARAGTGIKESHMEAQTESLYQAEESTENEVMSSLEKQLDEGCIERTIGKGEGGKNDSDTAEEENKTGNTVQSQGRKEVDSVEEEGETACASEVTPDTIVKEQKTDETHTLSTFSKNDLIFAEEEGNMQDEAENEKNIAERGQTKDTGKMEEVTGMLDIKPDSENKRVKEEPPLVPLDEFAEVKEGVSHQTEQDQDVMKEIQSQETILVTSPSDHEIEESNTETWDESRKGKESRSELMEDERTQVETQTIKCSEEVKNNPIQEKDKTVENEMQKVVKEEEDESRQELTQDVSVIIEEKVDDKEASVESSKKLDLTDQQHDRSVSDDSSLQKITELSQQFNESLEGNTKEMEIQKTVLDDACQLSRKERDTKQMGNGNEEDENKGIEEQNELQEVKKQEVVPDFEEDADYIKTQKAELDEKSNEQVEVEGQEEEIVEDDGEKFDFDDDLGLILKTPGKHDAEKVNTQTLEEVRGKEIVTETAKTEKGEKEETHQSRTQSVENEGMVTEGNASIQQEKEKEAEEAGHLQTDTSRSAAPEKACDLVEDETENETVLDSNNMEKIADEYSSEQELGNLGNTRDESKDDMQASRRGKGRSKEDCMIS from the exons GTTGAAGAAAGGCCAGAAAAAGACTTTGAGAAG GGAGCTCGTACTGTGTCAAGCTTATCAGCAGCTACGCTAGCCTCTCTGGGTGGAACTTCCTCCCGGAGAGGCAGTGGGGACACCTCCATCTCCGTTGATACTGAGGCATCCATTAGAGAAATAAAG GATATCAATGAGTTAAAGAACCAGATTCAGGATGTAGAAGGCAAATACATGCAGGGACTGAAAGAAATGAAG GACTCCCTAGCAGAAGTTGAAGAGAAATATAAAAAGGCTATGGTGTCTAATGCACAGCTAGACAATGAGAAAACAAACTTCATGTACCAAGTAGATACCTTGAAGGATGCATTGTTAGAGTTAGAAGAACAGCTGGCAGAATCCAGGAGGCAATATGAAGAGAAAAGCAAA GAATTTGAGCGGGAAAAGCATGCTCATAGCATATTGCAGTTTCAGTTCACAGAAATCAAGGAGACCCTGAAGCAAAGAGAAGAAATGCTCGAG AAACATGGAATAATCCCAAATTTGGAAGTAGCCACCAATGGAGAGGCTTTAGATGGTCTCAATAATGAAGGATACTCAGATTCTACCAAGGTTACTCCAGGGGCGACTCAGACCTTACAGACAGTTGGGGATGGGACACTAG GCAGAGCCAATGAAGTGGAGATGAAAGATGAGATTTTGGAGGATATGGGGAAAAGAGAAATCTTGCAGAATACTGAGCATGAGGAACACAAAGAGGAGTCTGAGGAGCGGGAAATTGTAAAGGAGATAAAGACATTGCATGCTGATGAAAATACAGAGGCAGAGAAAACCGTGGAAGACAATGATGTCACATCAACAGTGATGTTAAGTAGTGGACGTGAGGAACAAATTCAAAGCCATACAGAACATGTTTCAGGAAATGTTTCTTCCACTGAAAATAGTGATGTAATTGAGTTGAGAAAGGAAACAGAATCAGGAGATGATAGCTTAGAAGCCCAACAGTCTGGTAGTAAGGAATCTGAACATagtagtgatttaaatcacttgacTAATGAGAATTGGGAAACGGGTACACTGAAAAGTCAGGGTATTGAGACTCCTCAGGGAAGACCTACTGACTTAAACACAGAGCACGAATCTGAAAGACTTGCACAAGAGCAGAAAATAACACAAGAGGATTTTACAATTTGCCAGCGAGAAGGCAGTAGTGAAATATTTCAGGAAGCTCTTGATTTTGTGGCTAGCAGCCATGCGTCAGCTTCTGATCAGTCAGGATCACCAGAAGATGCAAGAGCAGGTACAGGTATTAAAGAATCACATATGGAGGCTCAAACTGAAAGTCTCTATCAAGCAGAAGAAAGCACTGAAAATGAGGTTATGAGTAGCTTGGAGAAACAGCTTGATGAAGGGTGCATAGAGAGAACAATTGGTAAAGGAGAGGGTGGTAAAAATGACAGTGATACAGCTGAAGAAGAAAATAAGACTGGAAATACAGTTCAGAGTCAGGGAAGGAAAGAAGTAGATTCtgtggaagaggagggagaaacagcATGTGCAAGTGAGGTCACACCAGATACAattgtaaaagaacaaaaaacagatGAAACACATACTCTATCCACTTTTTCAAAAAATGATCTGATATTTGCAGAAGAGGAAGGAAATATGCAAGATGAGGCAGAGAATGAGAAGAATATTGCTGAGAGGGGACAAACAAAAGACACAGGAAAGATGGAAGAAGTAACAGGCATGTTGGACATAAAACCAGATTCTGAAAACAAAAGGGTGAAAGAGGAACCACCTCTGGTACCCCTAGATGAATTTGCAGAGGTAAAAGAGGGTGTATCGCATCAGACAGAGCAGGACCAAGATGTCATGAAAGAAATTCAATCCCAAGAAACCATTTTAGTTACTAGTCCCAGCGATCATGAAATTGAGGAGTCAAACACAGAAACGTGGGATGAAtctaggaaaggaaaggaaagtagAAGTGAGTTGATGGAAGATGAGAGAACACAGGTAGAAACCCAAACAATTAAGTGCAGTGAAGAAGTAAAGAATAATCCAATACAAGAAAAAGATAAGACTGTAGAAAATGAAATGCAGAAAGTAGTtaaagaagaggaagatgaaTCTAGACAGGAATTGACTCAAGATGTCAGTGTAATTATTGAAGAGAAAGTTGATGATAAAGAGGCATCAGTGGAAAGTAGCAAGAAGCTGGATCTTACAGACCAGCAGCATGATAGATCTGTTTCTGATGATAGTTCATTGCAGAAAATCACAGAACTGTCACAGCAATTTAATGAATCCCTTGAAGGCAACAcaaaggaaatggaaattcaGAAAACTGTGTTAGATGATGCATGTCAACTTAGCAGAAAAGAAAGGGATACAAAACAGATGGGAAATGGGAATGAGGAAGATGAGAATAAAGGAATAGAAGAGCAGAACGAATTACAAGAAGTTAAGAAACAGGAAGTTGTTCCAGATTTTGAGGAAGATGCTGATTACATCAAGACACAGAAAGCAGAGCTGGATGAGAAGTCTAATGAACAAGTTGAGGTGGAGGGTCAAGAGGAGGAAATAGTGGAAGATGACGGTGAAAAATTTGATTTTGATGATGATTTAGGGCTGATATTAAAAACTCCCGGAAAGCATGATGCTGAGAAAGTTAATACACAAACGTTGGAGGAAGTTAGGGGAAAGGAAATAGTCACAGAAACTGCCAAAACAGAAAAAGGTGAAAAGGAGGAAACTCATCAAAGCAGAACACAGAGTGTAGAGAATGAGGGCATGGTTACTGAAGGCAATGCTAGTATccagcaggaaaaagaaaaggaagctgAAGAAGCTGGTCATTTGCAAACTGATACCTCTCGGTCTGCAGCTCCAGAAAAAGCATGTGATCTGGTGGAAGACGAAACTGAAAATGAAACCGTGTTAGACAGCAATAATATGGAAAAAATAGCTGATGAATATTCATCAGAACAGGAGTTAGGAAACTTAGGCAACACTAGGGATGAAAGCAAAGACGATATGCAAGCTAGTAGACGGGGCAAGGGTAGATCTAAAGAAGATTGTATGATATCATGA
- the LRRFIP1 gene encoding leucine-rich repeat flightless-interacting protein 1 isoform X17, which translates to MQTEADCFSPEAQKLAEARLAAKRAARAEAREIRMKELERQQKEIYQVQKKYYGLDTKWGDIEQWMEDSERYSRRSRRYASASDEDERMSVGSRGSLRVEERPEKDFEKGARTVSSLSAATLASLGGTSSRRGSGDTSISVDTEASIREIKDSLAEVEEKYKKAMVSNAQLDNEKTNFMYQVDTLKDALLELEEQLAESRRQYEEKSKEFEREKHAHSILQFQFTEIKETLKQREEMLEKHGIIPNLEVATNGEALDGLNNEGYSDSTKVTPGATQTLQTVGDGTLGRANEVEMKDEILEDMGKREILQNTEHEEHKEESEEREIVKEIKTLHADENTEAEKTVEDNDVTSTVMLSSGREEQIQSHTEHVSGNVSSTENSDVIELRKETESGDDSLEAQQSGSKESEHSSDLNHLTNENWETGTLKSQGIETPQGRPTDLNTEHESERLAQEQKITQEDFTICQREGSSEIFQEALDFVASSHASASDQSGSPEDARAGTGIKESHMEAQTESLYQAEESTENEVMSSLEKQLDEGCIERTIGKGEGGKNDSDTAEEENKTGNTVQSQGRKEVDSVEEEGETACASEVTPDTIVKEQKTDETHTLSTFSKNDLIFAEEEGNMQDEAENEKNIAERGQTKDTGKMEEVTGMLDIKPDSENKRVKEEPPLVPLDEFAEVKEGVSHQTEQDQDVMKEIQSQETILVTSPSDHEIEESNTETWDESRKGKESRSELMEDERTQVETQTIKCSEEVKNNPIQEKDKTVENEMQKVVKEEEDESRQELTQDVSVIIEEKVDDKEASVESSKKLDLTDQQHDRSVSDDSSLQKITELSQQFNESLEGNTKEMEIQKTVLDDACQLSRKERDTKQMGNGNEEDENKGIEEQNELQEVKKQEVVPDFEEDADYIKTQKAELDEKSNEQVEVEGQEEEIVEDDGEKFDFDDDLGLILKTPGKHDAEKVNTQTLEEVRGKEIVTETAKTEKGEKEETHQSRTQSVENEGMVTEGNASIQQEKEKEAEEAGHLQTDTSRSAAPEKACDLVEDETENETVLDSNNMEKIADEYSSEQELGNLGNTRDESKDDMQASRRGKGRSKEDCMIS; encoded by the exons GTTGAAGAAAGGCCAGAAAAAGACTTTGAGAAG GGAGCTCGTACTGTGTCAAGCTTATCAGCAGCTACGCTAGCCTCTCTGGGTGGAACTTCCTCCCGGAGAGGCAGTGGGGACACCTCCATCTCCGTTGATACTGAGGCATCCATTAGAGAAATAAAG GACTCCCTAGCAGAAGTTGAAGAGAAATATAAAAAGGCTATGGTGTCTAATGCACAGCTAGACAATGAGAAAACAAACTTCATGTACCAAGTAGATACCTTGAAGGATGCATTGTTAGAGTTAGAAGAACAGCTGGCAGAATCCAGGAGGCAATATGAAGAGAAAAGCAAA GAATTTGAGCGGGAAAAGCATGCTCATAGCATATTGCAGTTTCAGTTCACAGAAATCAAGGAGACCCTGAAGCAAAGAGAAGAAATGCTCGAG AAACATGGAATAATCCCAAATTTGGAAGTAGCCACCAATGGAGAGGCTTTAGATGGTCTCAATAATGAAGGATACTCAGATTCTACCAAGGTTACTCCAGGGGCGACTCAGACCTTACAGACAGTTGGGGATGGGACACTAG GCAGAGCCAATGAAGTGGAGATGAAAGATGAGATTTTGGAGGATATGGGGAAAAGAGAAATCTTGCAGAATACTGAGCATGAGGAACACAAAGAGGAGTCTGAGGAGCGGGAAATTGTAAAGGAGATAAAGACATTGCATGCTGATGAAAATACAGAGGCAGAGAAAACCGTGGAAGACAATGATGTCACATCAACAGTGATGTTAAGTAGTGGACGTGAGGAACAAATTCAAAGCCATACAGAACATGTTTCAGGAAATGTTTCTTCCACTGAAAATAGTGATGTAATTGAGTTGAGAAAGGAAACAGAATCAGGAGATGATAGCTTAGAAGCCCAACAGTCTGGTAGTAAGGAATCTGAACATagtagtgatttaaatcacttgacTAATGAGAATTGGGAAACGGGTACACTGAAAAGTCAGGGTATTGAGACTCCTCAGGGAAGACCTACTGACTTAAACACAGAGCACGAATCTGAAAGACTTGCACAAGAGCAGAAAATAACACAAGAGGATTTTACAATTTGCCAGCGAGAAGGCAGTAGTGAAATATTTCAGGAAGCTCTTGATTTTGTGGCTAGCAGCCATGCGTCAGCTTCTGATCAGTCAGGATCACCAGAAGATGCAAGAGCAGGTACAGGTATTAAAGAATCACATATGGAGGCTCAAACTGAAAGTCTCTATCAAGCAGAAGAAAGCACTGAAAATGAGGTTATGAGTAGCTTGGAGAAACAGCTTGATGAAGGGTGCATAGAGAGAACAATTGGTAAAGGAGAGGGTGGTAAAAATGACAGTGATACAGCTGAAGAAGAAAATAAGACTGGAAATACAGTTCAGAGTCAGGGAAGGAAAGAAGTAGATTCtgtggaagaggagggagaaacagcATGTGCAAGTGAGGTCACACCAGATACAattgtaaaagaacaaaaaacagatGAAACACATACTCTATCCACTTTTTCAAAAAATGATCTGATATTTGCAGAAGAGGAAGGAAATATGCAAGATGAGGCAGAGAATGAGAAGAATATTGCTGAGAGGGGACAAACAAAAGACACAGGAAAGATGGAAGAAGTAACAGGCATGTTGGACATAAAACCAGATTCTGAAAACAAAAGGGTGAAAGAGGAACCACCTCTGGTACCCCTAGATGAATTTGCAGAGGTAAAAGAGGGTGTATCGCATCAGACAGAGCAGGACCAAGATGTCATGAAAGAAATTCAATCCCAAGAAACCATTTTAGTTACTAGTCCCAGCGATCATGAAATTGAGGAGTCAAACACAGAAACGTGGGATGAAtctaggaaaggaaaggaaagtagAAGTGAGTTGATGGAAGATGAGAGAACACAGGTAGAAACCCAAACAATTAAGTGCAGTGAAGAAGTAAAGAATAATCCAATACAAGAAAAAGATAAGACTGTAGAAAATGAAATGCAGAAAGTAGTtaaagaagaggaagatgaaTCTAGACAGGAATTGACTCAAGATGTCAGTGTAATTATTGAAGAGAAAGTTGATGATAAAGAGGCATCAGTGGAAAGTAGCAAGAAGCTGGATCTTACAGACCAGCAGCATGATAGATCTGTTTCTGATGATAGTTCATTGCAGAAAATCACAGAACTGTCACAGCAATTTAATGAATCCCTTGAAGGCAACAcaaaggaaatggaaattcaGAAAACTGTGTTAGATGATGCATGTCAACTTAGCAGAAAAGAAAGGGATACAAAACAGATGGGAAATGGGAATGAGGAAGATGAGAATAAAGGAATAGAAGAGCAGAACGAATTACAAGAAGTTAAGAAACAGGAAGTTGTTCCAGATTTTGAGGAAGATGCTGATTACATCAAGACACAGAAAGCAGAGCTGGATGAGAAGTCTAATGAACAAGTTGAGGTGGAGGGTCAAGAGGAGGAAATAGTGGAAGATGACGGTGAAAAATTTGATTTTGATGATGATTTAGGGCTGATATTAAAAACTCCCGGAAAGCATGATGCTGAGAAAGTTAATACACAAACGTTGGAGGAAGTTAGGGGAAAGGAAATAGTCACAGAAACTGCCAAAACAGAAAAAGGTGAAAAGGAGGAAACTCATCAAAGCAGAACACAGAGTGTAGAGAATGAGGGCATGGTTACTGAAGGCAATGCTAGTATccagcaggaaaaagaaaaggaagctgAAGAAGCTGGTCATTTGCAAACTGATACCTCTCGGTCTGCAGCTCCAGAAAAAGCATGTGATCTGGTGGAAGACGAAACTGAAAATGAAACCGTGTTAGACAGCAATAATATGGAAAAAATAGCTGATGAATATTCATCAGAACAGGAGTTAGGAAACTTAGGCAACACTAGGGATGAAAGCAAAGACGATATGCAAGCTAGTAGACGGGGCAAGGGTAGATCTAAAGAAGATTGTATGATATCATGA
- the LRRFIP1 gene encoding leucine-rich repeat flightless-interacting protein 1 isoform X9: MGTQGAGRKRLPNRERLTAEDDALNQIAREAEARLAAKRAARAEAREIRMKELERQQKEIYQVQKKYYGLDTKWGDIEQWMEDSERYSRRSRRYASASDEDERMSVGSRGSLRVEERPEKDFEKGARTVSSLSAATLASLGGTSSRRGSGDTSISVDTEASIREIKDINELKNQIQDVEGKYMQGLKEMKDSLAEVEEKYKKAMVSNAQLDNEKTNFMYQVDTLKDALLELEEQLAESRRQYEEKSKEFEREKHAHSILQFQFTEIKETLKQREEMLEKHGIIPNLEVATNGEALDGLNNEGYSDSTKVTPGATQTLQTVGDGTLGRANEVEMKDEILEDMGKREILQNTEHEEHKEESEEREIVKEIKTLHADENTEAEKTVEDNDVTSTVMLSSGREEQIQSHTEHVSGNVSSTENSDVIELRKETESGDDSLEAQQSGSKESEHSSDLNHLTNENWETGTLKSQGIETPQGRPTDLNTEHESERLAQEQKITQEDFTICQREGSSEIFQEALDFVASSHASASDQSGSPEDARAGTGIKESHMEAQTESLYQAEESTENEVMSSLEKQLDEGCIERTIGKGEGGKNDSDTAEEENKTGNTVQSQGRKEVDSVEEEGETACASEVTPDTIVKEQKTDETHTLSTFSKNDLIFAEEEGNMQDEAENEKNIAERGQTKDTGKMEEVTGMLDIKPDSENKRVKEEPPLVPLDEFAEVKEGVSHQTEQDQDVMKEIQSQETILVTSPSDHEIEESNTETWDESRKGKESRSELMEDERTQVETQTIKCSEEVKNNPIQEKDKTVENEMQKVVKEEEDESRQELTQDVSVIIEEKVDDKEASVESSKKLDLTDQQHDRSVSDDSSLQKITELSQQFNESLEGNTKEMEIQKTVLDDACQLSRKERDTKQMGNGNEEDENKGIEEQNELQEVKKQEVVPDFEEDADYIKTQKAELDEKSNEQVEVEGQEEEIVEDDGEKFDFDDDLGLILKTPGKHDAEKVNTQTLEEVRGKEIVTETAKTEKGEKEETHQSRTQSVENEGMVTEGNASIQQEKEKEAEEAGHLQTDTSRSAAPEKACDLVEDETENETVLDSNNMEKIADEYSSEQELGNLGNTRDESKDDMQASRRGKGRSKEDCMIS; encoded by the exons GTTGAAGAAAGGCCAGAAAAAGACTTTGAGAAG GGAGCTCGTACTGTGTCAAGCTTATCAGCAGCTACGCTAGCCTCTCTGGGTGGAACTTCCTCCCGGAGAGGCAGTGGGGACACCTCCATCTCCGTTGATACTGAGGCATCCATTAGAGAAATAAAG GATATCAATGAGTTAAAGAACCAGATTCAGGATGTAGAAGGCAAATACATGCAGGGACTGAAAGAAATGAAG GACTCCCTAGCAGAAGTTGAAGAGAAATATAAAAAGGCTATGGTGTCTAATGCACAGCTAGACAATGAGAAAACAAACTTCATGTACCAAGTAGATACCTTGAAGGATGCATTGTTAGAGTTAGAAGAACAGCTGGCAGAATCCAGGAGGCAATATGAAGAGAAAAGCAAA GAATTTGAGCGGGAAAAGCATGCTCATAGCATATTGCAGTTTCAGTTCACAGAAATCAAGGAGACCCTGAAGCAAAGAGAAGAAATGCTCGAG AAACATGGAATAATCCCAAATTTGGAAGTAGCCACCAATGGAGAGGCTTTAGATGGTCTCAATAATGAAGGATACTCAGATTCTACCAAGGTTACTCCAGGGGCGACTCAGACCTTACAGACAGTTGGGGATGGGACACTAG GCAGAGCCAATGAAGTGGAGATGAAAGATGAGATTTTGGAGGATATGGGGAAAAGAGAAATCTTGCAGAATACTGAGCATGAGGAACACAAAGAGGAGTCTGAGGAGCGGGAAATTGTAAAGGAGATAAAGACATTGCATGCTGATGAAAATACAGAGGCAGAGAAAACCGTGGAAGACAATGATGTCACATCAACAGTGATGTTAAGTAGTGGACGTGAGGAACAAATTCAAAGCCATACAGAACATGTTTCAGGAAATGTTTCTTCCACTGAAAATAGTGATGTAATTGAGTTGAGAAAGGAAACAGAATCAGGAGATGATAGCTTAGAAGCCCAACAGTCTGGTAGTAAGGAATCTGAACATagtagtgatttaaatcacttgacTAATGAGAATTGGGAAACGGGTACACTGAAAAGTCAGGGTATTGAGACTCCTCAGGGAAGACCTACTGACTTAAACACAGAGCACGAATCTGAAAGACTTGCACAAGAGCAGAAAATAACACAAGAGGATTTTACAATTTGCCAGCGAGAAGGCAGTAGTGAAATATTTCAGGAAGCTCTTGATTTTGTGGCTAGCAGCCATGCGTCAGCTTCTGATCAGTCAGGATCACCAGAAGATGCAAGAGCAGGTACAGGTATTAAAGAATCACATATGGAGGCTCAAACTGAAAGTCTCTATCAAGCAGAAGAAAGCACTGAAAATGAGGTTATGAGTAGCTTGGAGAAACAGCTTGATGAAGGGTGCATAGAGAGAACAATTGGTAAAGGAGAGGGTGGTAAAAATGACAGTGATACAGCTGAAGAAGAAAATAAGACTGGAAATACAGTTCAGAGTCAGGGAAGGAAAGAAGTAGATTCtgtggaagaggagggagaaacagcATGTGCAAGTGAGGTCACACCAGATACAattgtaaaagaacaaaaaacagatGAAACACATACTCTATCCACTTTTTCAAAAAATGATCTGATATTTGCAGAAGAGGAAGGAAATATGCAAGATGAGGCAGAGAATGAGAAGAATATTGCTGAGAGGGGACAAACAAAAGACACAGGAAAGATGGAAGAAGTAACAGGCATGTTGGACATAAAACCAGATTCTGAAAACAAAAGGGTGAAAGAGGAACCACCTCTGGTACCCCTAGATGAATTTGCAGAGGTAAAAGAGGGTGTATCGCATCAGACAGAGCAGGACCAAGATGTCATGAAAGAAATTCAATCCCAAGAAACCATTTTAGTTACTAGTCCCAGCGATCATGAAATTGAGGAGTCAAACACAGAAACGTGGGATGAAtctaggaaaggaaaggaaagtagAAGTGAGTTGATGGAAGATGAGAGAACACAGGTAGAAACCCAAACAATTAAGTGCAGTGAAGAAGTAAAGAATAATCCAATACAAGAAAAAGATAAGACTGTAGAAAATGAAATGCAGAAAGTAGTtaaagaagaggaagatgaaTCTAGACAGGAATTGACTCAAGATGTCAGTGTAATTATTGAAGAGAAAGTTGATGATAAAGAGGCATCAGTGGAAAGTAGCAAGAAGCTGGATCTTACAGACCAGCAGCATGATAGATCTGTTTCTGATGATAGTTCATTGCAGAAAATCACAGAACTGTCACAGCAATTTAATGAATCCCTTGAAGGCAACAcaaaggaaatggaaattcaGAAAACTGTGTTAGATGATGCATGTCAACTTAGCAGAAAAGAAAGGGATACAAAACAGATGGGAAATGGGAATGAGGAAGATGAGAATAAAGGAATAGAAGAGCAGAACGAATTACAAGAAGTTAAGAAACAGGAAGTTGTTCCAGATTTTGAGGAAGATGCTGATTACATCAAGACACAGAAAGCAGAGCTGGATGAGAAGTCTAATGAACAAGTTGAGGTGGAGGGTCAAGAGGAGGAAATAGTGGAAGATGACGGTGAAAAATTTGATTTTGATGATGATTTAGGGCTGATATTAAAAACTCCCGGAAAGCATGATGCTGAGAAAGTTAATACACAAACGTTGGAGGAAGTTAGGGGAAAGGAAATAGTCACAGAAACTGCCAAAACAGAAAAAGGTGAAAAGGAGGAAACTCATCAAAGCAGAACACAGAGTGTAGAGAATGAGGGCATGGTTACTGAAGGCAATGCTAGTATccagcaggaaaaagaaaaggaagctgAAGAAGCTGGTCATTTGCAAACTGATACCTCTCGGTCTGCAGCTCCAGAAAAAGCATGTGATCTGGTGGAAGACGAAACTGAAAATGAAACCGTGTTAGACAGCAATAATATGGAAAAAATAGCTGATGAATATTCATCAGAACAGGAGTTAGGAAACTTAGGCAACACTAGGGATGAAAGCAAAGACGATATGCAAGCTAGTAGACGGGGCAAGGGTAGATCTAAAGAAGATTGTATGATATCATGA